One genomic region from Populus nigra chromosome 8, ddPopNigr1.1, whole genome shotgun sequence encodes:
- the LOC133701078 gene encoding uncharacterized protein LOC133701078: MGLVLKEKLKSLCCSNGWSYGVFWCFDQRNSMLLTMEDAYYEEEMGVVVNNMLSEARMLGEGIVGQAASTGKHQWIFSDASDGGWNSAASIGGQDIFQDDSEIHRQFSSGIKTIAVISVESQGLVQFGSTQKILESEEFLGQTKRLFGKMENINGLTSNSDSPSSLNCESYDLNEWFDSFCNGNITPMLGDNCNELMEIAYSSMNFTQPSAITSVVEQDRMIPLCLDSSHPTNQLKTSEAQMILSCNPKTQSQHLSSQSPSMNKTTALTPCTSTWSNAGSNLTSLESKLGYEMVVQDSPTVFSTERSMSNLHSAPSIHVTEGELSEREMSQNRFPLEFKPDDFPTDLSNSCVIDNILEWFAPSPEHSISGMAPMMNGNLSQPGGVTPASPGLIGDILVDIPLKQPATLAQSSVAESYLSNGKEKCAGITGTENDLLEGLGLVFGGGQARHCWEDIMVPVASSGHTTASTGISECISELDVDSKVGPRKGLFSELLDSVSNSNYVTKSSSDDQLSNAKRRRVENSSVNGNQLQLVNASCPTSSRVMQPAYNFDKTKNLLSKQEMFPKAQTVLWIDDSYSVNTGSSGLTKSKKPEEPAKATKKRARPGESTRPRPKDRQQIQDRIKELKQIIPDGAKCSIDALLDRTIKHMLFLQSVTKYAEKLKQADEPKLIDQHNRLLPKDNSTSSGGATWALEVADQSMVCPIIVEDLSQPGLMLIEMLCEDRGFFLEIADVIKGFGLNIMKGLMESREDKIWARFIVEANMQITRVEVFWSLLQLLERTGASVMDSTTQPSNAMHGRIPELNSYQLPALPCPVSLTETIQ; the protein is encoded by the exons ATGGGTTTGGTGTTAAAAGAGAAACTCAAAAGTCTTTGTTGCAGTAACGGGTGGTCATATGGGGTTTTTTGGTGCTTTGATCAGAGAAATTCCAT GTTGTTGACCATGGAAGATGCGTACTATGAAGAGGAAATGGGAGTTGTAGTTAACAATATGCTTTCAGAGGCCCGCATGCTAGGTGAAGG AATTGTTGGCCAAGCTGCTTCCACTGGAAAGCACCAGTGGATTTTCTCAGATGCTAGTGATGGAGGCTGGAATTCTGCTGCCTCTATTGGAGGTCAAGATATATTCCAG GATGATTCTGAAATTCATCGCCAATTTTCTTCTGGAATAAAG ACAATTGCAGTAATCTCTGTGGAATCACAAGGACTGGTACAATTTGGATCCACCCAAAAG ATTTTGGAGTCAGAGGAATTTTTGGGTCAAACAAAACGATTGTTTGGCAAGATGGAAAATATTAATGGGCTTACTTCAAATTCCGACTCGCCTTCATCTTTGAACTGTGAAAGTTATGATCTAAATGAATGGTTTGATTCCTTCTGCAATGGGAATATCACGCCCATGCTTGGCGACAACTGCAATGAGCTGATGGAAATAGCTTATTCTTCAATGAATTTTACACAGCCCTCCGCTATCACATCTGTTGTTGAACAAGATAGGATGATTCCTTTATGCCTGGATTCATCTCATCCTACAAACCAATTGAAGACCAGTGAGGCTCAAATGATATTGTCCTGTAATCCTAAGACTCAGTCCCAACACTTGTCTTCACAATCTCCATCTATGAACAAAACAACAGCCCTAACTCCTTGCACTAGTACGTGGAGCAATGCAGGCTCTAATTTGACTTCATTGGAGTCGAAGTTAGGATATGAAATGGTGGTCCAGGATTCTCCAACTGTGTTTTCTACCGAAAGATCAATGAGCAATCTGCATTCTGCTCCATCAATTCATGTTACTGAAGGTGAACTTTCAGAAAGAGAAATGAGCCAGAACAGATTCCCTTTAGAGTTCAAACCAGATGATTTTCCAACTGATCTCTCCAACTCCTGTGTAATAGATAATATTCTCGAGTGGTTTGCCCCTTCACCAGAGCATAGCATAAGTGGAATGGCACCCATGATGAACGGAAATCTTTCACAACCTGGAGGAGTCACTCCAGCATCACCAGGTCTGATTGGAGATATCTTAGTTGATATTCCATTGAAGCAACCGGCCACTTTGGCTCAAAGTTCTGTCGCTGAATCATATTTATCTAACGGAAAGGAGAAATGTGCGGGCATCACTGGCACTGAAAATGATCTTCTTGAAGGTTTGGGATTAGTATTTGGGGGTGGACAAGCTAGGCATTGCTGGGAAGATATCATGGTGCCAGTAGCGAGTAGTGGGCACACAACTGCTAGCACTGGTATTTCAGAATGCATCTCAGAGTTGGATGTTGATTCCAAGGTTGGCCCTCGAAAAGGATTGTTCTCAGAGCTTTTAGATAGTGTTAGTAATTCTAATTATGTTACAAAATCTAGCAGTGATGATCAATTATCCAATGCTAAGAGAAGAAGAGTGGAAAATTCATCAGTCAATGGTAATCAACTTCAGTTAGTGAATGCTTCTTGCCCTACTAGCAGCAGGGTGATGCAGCCTGCTTATAATTTTGACAAGACAAAGAATCTTCTATCAAAACAAGAGATGTTCCCAAAAGCACAAACAGTTTTGTGGATTGATGATAGTTACAGCGTCAATACTGGAAGTTCTGGTTTAACAAAATCTAAGAAACCTGAGGAGCCTGCAAAGGCCACCAAGAAAAGAGCCAGACCTGGAGAAAGTACTCGACCTAGGCCGAAAGACCGTCAGCAGATACAAGACCGTATTAAAGAGTTGAAACAGATCATCCCTGATGGTGCAAAG TGTAGCATTGATGCTCTGTTGGATCGCACCATCAAACATATGTTATTCTTGCAAAGTGTGACCAAATATGCGGAAAAGCTTAAACAAGCTGATGAGCCAAAG TTGATTGACCAACATAATAGACTGCTTCCTAAAGACAACAGCACAAGCAGTGGTGGTGCTACATGGGCATTGGAAGTTGCAGATCAATCAATGGTTTGCCCTATCATCGTCGAGGACCTCAGTCAACCTGGCCTAATGCTTATAGAG ATGCTTTGTGAGGATCGGGGATTCTTTCTTGAGATAGCAGATGTAATTAAGGGCTTTGGTTTGAATATAATGAAGGGGTTGATGGAAAGTCGAGAGGATAAGATCTGGGCACGTTTCATTGTTGAG GCAAACATGCAGATAACAAGGGTGGAAGTATTTTGGTCACTTCTCCAGCTTCTAGAACGAACAGGTGCTAGCGTGATGGATTCAACGACTCAACCTAGTAATGCAATGCATGGAAGGATTCCCGAGTTAAACAGTTACCAGCTTCCCGCATTGCCATGTCCTGTCAGCCTGACTGAGACAATTCAATGA
- the LOC133700789 gene encoding uncharacterized protein LOC133700789, with protein sequence MYVKAEPTTDVNRNTEWFTYPGVWTIYMLIVFMSWLLVLSIFGCSPGMAWTIVHFCHFAVTYHFFHWKKGTPFADDQGIYNGLTWWEQIENGKQLTRNRKFLTVVPVVLYLIASHTTDYQNPMLFFNTLAVFVLVVAKFPNMHKVRIFGINADH encoded by the exons atGTACGTTAAAGCTGAGCCAACGACAGATGTGAATAGGAACACGGAGTGGTTCACATATCCTGGAGTTTGGACCATTTATATGCTCATCGTTTTCATGTCATGGCTCCTTGTTCTTTCCATCTTTGGTTGTTCTCCTGGGATGGCTTGGACTATTGTCCATTTTTGTCATTTCGCT GTTACATATCACTTTTTTCACTGGAAGAAGGGAACTCCCTTTGCTGATGACCAGGGTATCTACAATGGATTGACTTGGTGGGAGCAAATAGAAAATGGCAAGCAACTCACACGCAACAGGAAGTTTCTGACTGTTGTGCCTGTAGTGCT GTATTTGATAGCCTCGCACACAACAGACTATCAAAATCCAATGCTCTTCTTCAATACATTGGCTGTATTTGTGCTGGTTGTTGCTAAGTTCCCAAACATGCACAAGGTTCGCATATTCGGAATCAATGCTGATCATTGA